A single genomic interval of Pseudochaenichthys georgianus chromosome 3, fPseGeo1.2, whole genome shotgun sequence harbors:
- the dync1li2 gene encoding cytoplasmic dynein 1 light intermediate chain 2 isoform X1 — protein sequence MSMTEDRDDLTRCSVWILDGDLYHKGLLKFAVSPQSLPNCLAVFVADMSRPWTIMESLQKWASVLRDHVDKLKIPPEDIREMEQNMVKAFQEYTEPEDAAQSSPQRRAPTAGEDEAVVLPLGESTLTHNLGIPVLIVCTKCDAVGVLEKEHDFRDEHFDFIQSNVRRFCLQYGAGLIYTSVKEEKNLDLLYKYIVHKMYDFKFTSPALVVEKDAVFIPCGWDNEKKIAILHENLTTVRPDDPFEDFITMPPVRKLVHDKEINAEDEQVFLMKQQSLLSKQPATPTRGATESPGRTTSGSPRPAGRAGQPNMTSGSPMAAVKKPDPNMKAGAANEGVLANFFNSLLSKKTGSPGSPGSPGSGAVGAGVQGSAKKTGQKPGLTDVQAELDRMTRKQDSMVSANNVPPPTGNEA from the exons ATGTCCATGACCGAGGACAGAGATG ACCTTACTCGCTGTAGCGTGTGGATCCTGGATGGAGACCTATACCACAAAGGCCTACTCAAGTTTGCTGTCTCACCTCAGTCTCTACCTAACTGTCTAGCTGTGTTTGTTGCGGACATGTCACGGCCCTGGACCATTATGGAGTCTTTGCAGAAATGGGCCAGTGTACTACGTGACCATGTGGACAAACTCAAGATCCCACCAGAGGACATTAGAGAAATGGAGCAGAACA TGGTGAAAGCGTTCCAAGAGTACACAGAACCAGAGGATGCCGCCCAATCGTCCCCACAGAGACGGGCCCCCACAGCAGGGGAAGACGAGGCCGTTGTGCTCCCACTGGGAGagagcacactcacacacaacctgggCATTCCAGTGCTAATAGTTTGCACAAAG TGTGACGCAGTCGGCGTTCTTGAGAAAGAGCACGATTTCAGAGATGAGCACTTTGATTTCATCCAGTCCAACGTCAGGCGATTTTGCTTACAGT ATGGAGCTGGCCTGATCTATACTTCCGTCAAAGAGGAGAAGAACCTGGATCTGCTTTACAAATATATAGTGCATAAGATGTATGACTTCAAGTTCACCTCACCAGCCTTAGTGGTAGAGAAGGATGCAGTGTTCAT TCCATGTGGATGGGATAATGAGAAGAAAATTGCGATTTTGCATGAAAACCTAACAACAGTCAGACCAGACGATCCATTTGAAGATTTTATCACAATGCCTCCAGTACGAAAG CTGGTACATGACAAAGAGATTAATGCAGAGGATGAGCAAGTTTTCCTAATGAAGCAACAG TCTTTGTTATCAAAGCAGCCCGCCACACCAACCAGAGGAGCAACA GAGTCTCCGGGCAGGACCACCTCGGGGTCTCCCCGACCTGCAGGCCGCGCCGGCCAACCCAACATGACCAGCGGCTCACCAATGGCTGCTGTCAAAAAGCCAGACCCCAACATGAAAG CGGGGGCGGCCAATGAGGGAGTGCTGGCTAACTTCTTCAACAGTCTGCTGAGTAAAAAGACCGGATCCCCCGGGAGCCCCGGGAGCCCGGGAAGTGGAGCCGTTGGAGCTGGAGTGCAAGGGTCCGCCAAGAAAACAG GGCAGAAGCCGGGTTTGACTGACGTCCAGGCGGAGTTGGACCGGATGACTCGCAAACAGGACTCCATGGTTTCAGCTAACAACGTACCGCCGCCAACAGGGAACGAAGCGTGA
- the dync1li2 gene encoding cytoplasmic dynein 1 light intermediate chain 2 isoform X2 has protein sequence MSMTEDRDDLTRCSVWILDGDLYHKGLLKFAVSPQSLPNCLAVFVADMSRPWTIMESLQKWASVLRDHVDKLKIPPEDIREMEQNMVKAFQEYTEPEDAAQSSPQRRAPTAGEDEAVVLPLGESTLTHNLGIPVLIVCTKCDAVGVLEKEHDFRDEHFDFIQSNVRRFCLQYGAGLIYTSVKEEKNLDLLYKYIVHKMYDFKFTSPALVVEKDAVFIPCGWDNEKKIAILHENLTTVRPDDPFEDFITMPPVRKLVHDKEINAEDEQVFLMKQQSLLSKQPATPTRGATESPGRTTSGSPRPAGRAGQPNMTSGSPMAAVKKPDPNMKAGAANEGVLANFFNSLLSKKTGSPGSPGSPGSGAVGAGVQGSAKKTEAGFD, from the exons ATGTCCATGACCGAGGACAGAGATG ACCTTACTCGCTGTAGCGTGTGGATCCTGGATGGAGACCTATACCACAAAGGCCTACTCAAGTTTGCTGTCTCACCTCAGTCTCTACCTAACTGTCTAGCTGTGTTTGTTGCGGACATGTCACGGCCCTGGACCATTATGGAGTCTTTGCAGAAATGGGCCAGTGTACTACGTGACCATGTGGACAAACTCAAGATCCCACCAGAGGACATTAGAGAAATGGAGCAGAACA TGGTGAAAGCGTTCCAAGAGTACACAGAACCAGAGGATGCCGCCCAATCGTCCCCACAGAGACGGGCCCCCACAGCAGGGGAAGACGAGGCCGTTGTGCTCCCACTGGGAGagagcacactcacacacaacctgggCATTCCAGTGCTAATAGTTTGCACAAAG TGTGACGCAGTCGGCGTTCTTGAGAAAGAGCACGATTTCAGAGATGAGCACTTTGATTTCATCCAGTCCAACGTCAGGCGATTTTGCTTACAGT ATGGAGCTGGCCTGATCTATACTTCCGTCAAAGAGGAGAAGAACCTGGATCTGCTTTACAAATATATAGTGCATAAGATGTATGACTTCAAGTTCACCTCACCAGCCTTAGTGGTAGAGAAGGATGCAGTGTTCAT TCCATGTGGATGGGATAATGAGAAGAAAATTGCGATTTTGCATGAAAACCTAACAACAGTCAGACCAGACGATCCATTTGAAGATTTTATCACAATGCCTCCAGTACGAAAG CTGGTACATGACAAAGAGATTAATGCAGAGGATGAGCAAGTTTTCCTAATGAAGCAACAG TCTTTGTTATCAAAGCAGCCCGCCACACCAACCAGAGGAGCAACA GAGTCTCCGGGCAGGACCACCTCGGGGTCTCCCCGACCTGCAGGCCGCGCCGGCCAACCCAACATGACCAGCGGCTCACCAATGGCTGCTGTCAAAAAGCCAGACCCCAACATGAAAG CGGGGGCGGCCAATGAGGGAGTGCTGGCTAACTTCTTCAACAGTCTGCTGAGTAAAAAGACCGGATCCCCCGGGAGCCCCGGGAGCCCGGGAAGTGGAGCCGTTGGAGCTGGAGTGCAAGGGTCCGCCAAGAAAACAG AAGCCGGGTTTGACTGA
- the cmtm4 gene encoding CKLF-like MARVEL transmembrane domain-containing protein 4, with translation MRTTEDAEGFDGEASNTSMISGASSPYQPTTEPVISRNVLGGIRCDMEYLKSYFGILKVVEVVLSLIGFICIETIMMCSPCGGVYFFEFVSCSCFVVTGVLLLIFCLNLHTKVPHVNWSLTDLVNTAASTFFFFLSSLVLACINHNTGAEIAAVIFGFLVTGVYGVNSFLAVRRWRRGNGCQGAAQTSEYMRARTASRGEMEARPELA, from the exons ATGAGGACCACCGAGGATGCAGAGGGCTTTGACGGCGAGGCCTCCAACACCTCCATGATCTCCGGGGCCAGCAGCCCGTATCAGCCCACCACCGAGCCCGTCATCTCTAGGAACGTTCTGGGGGGGATAAGGTGCGACATGGAGTACCTGAAGTCATACTTTGGGATTTTAAAGGTGGTTGAAGTG GTCCTATCACTGATTGGATTCATCTGCATAGAGACTATCATGATGTGTTCTCCCTGCGGGGGGGTCTACTTCTTCGAGTTTGTCAGCTGCAGTTGCTTCGTGGTGACCGgagtcctcctcctcatcttctgCCTCAACCTGCACACCAAGGTGCCCCACGTCAACTGGAGCCTCACG GACCTGGTTAACACAGCGGCCAgcaccttcttcttcttcttgtcctCTCTCGTGTTGGCCTGCATCAACCACAACACTGGAGCTGAAATAGCAGCTGTG ATCTTCGGCTTCCTGGTGACAGGTGTGTACGGAGTCAACTCCTTCCTGGCGGTACGGAGGTGGCGCCGGGGCAATGGTTGTCAGGGGGCGGCTCAGACCAGCGAGTACATGCGAGCACGCACGGCGTCTCGTGGAGAAATGGAGGCCAGACCCGAGCTGGCATGA